In Geotrypetes seraphini chromosome 4, aGeoSer1.1, whole genome shotgun sequence, a single window of DNA contains:
- the THAP11 gene encoding THAP domain-containing protein 11, with product MPGFTCCVPGCYSNSHRDKALHFYTFPKDAELRRLWLKNVSRAGVSGCFSTFHPTTGHRVCSLHFPGGRKTYSVRVPTIFPLRGVIEKKTRRSVGTGRKQRLHPGGGCTAAVLVTTLQDGDDVGEQLEVTAGDAEAMTACGGGEDTKPMDLTVQVEGAGLPEGPGSSATHQHLRVVLVRDDPGSAGYSYPAFLNSASDHSYSLSSGTTSEELLRKLNEQRDIIALMEVKMKEMKASIRHLRVTEVKLREEIREKDRLLSVAVIRKKHGM from the coding sequence ATGCCGGGTTTCACCTGCTGCGTGCCAGGCTGTTACAGCAACTCACACCGAGACAAGGCGCTGCACTTCTACACCTTCCCGAAGGACGCGGAGCTGCGGCGGCTCTGGCTGAAAAATGTGTCTCGGGCCGGGGTTAGCGGCTGCTTCAGCACCTTCCATCCCACCACGGGCCACCGCGTCTGTAGCTTACACTTTCCTGGTGGCCGTAAGACCTACAGCGTACGGGTGCCTACCATCTTTCCGCTGCGCGGCGTGATCGAGAAAAAAACCCGGCGGAGTGTTGGGACTGGCAGGAAGCAGCGACTGCACCCCGGAGGTGGCTGCACAGCCGCCGTGCTCGTCACAACCTTACAGGACGGCGACGATGTCGGGGAGCAGCTGGAGGTCACAGCCGGCGACGCCGAAGCGATGACGGCCTGTGGAGGAGGTGAGGACACGAAGCCCATGGACTTGACGGTGCAAGTAGAAGGGGCCGGGTTGCCCGAGGGACCCGGCTCCTCCGCCACTCACCAGCACCTCCGGGTGGTGCTGGTAAGGGACGATCCCGGATCTGCCGGTTATAGTTACCCAGCTTTCCTTAACTCCGCTTCCGACCACTCCTACTCGCTCTCGTCGGGTACCACCTCTGAGGAACTACTGCGCAAGCTGAATGAGCAACGGGATATCATCGCCCTGATGGAAGTCAAAATGAAAGAGATGAAGGCTAGCATTCGGCATCTACGCGTCACCGAAGTCAAGCTGCGAGAGGAGATCCGCGAAAAGGACCGGCTGCTCTCTGTTGCGGTTATCCGCAAGAAGCACGGCATGTGA